Part of the Oncorhynchus mykiss isolate Arlee chromosome 12, USDA_OmykA_1.1, whole genome shotgun sequence genome, aatcaggaactattctgagaaataaaacaaataataatttaaataaaagGGTACCTACTATTTTAAGTGCATATGAAAACTGATCATAAAATAATTGAATAAAAAAATGTTTCACATATAACCCGTTCCTAAGACCTTTTTTGGAAATAAGTATGAAATACCAAATAGAGCAATAGCCGTGTAAAGTCAGAGCAGACCTGTATGCCCTTTAAAACAGTATCTTAGTTACGGTatacataaaaaataataatacagcTTTCAATCTTCTTCGTAAGTTTGTAAACAAAATATGTCTTCCGGTCATACAAGAACAAACTAATGAATTAAAATACCTGAGTATTCCTGAAAAATAGTCACCTGATGCTTAGGTAAACAACATTAAGGACAATGAGAATACCATGGCTGAAACCATCAATCTGTTCCTTCTGGTGAGGTTTTAGGGAGGAATATGGATTTCTGAACCGTTGATGAAGCCTCGTCCTCCGACGAAGTAAGCAGCCTTCCCCTCATTTTGTGCTTTCTTGATCGTTGGCCACAACTTGTTCCTTCTTTCTATGTCCTCCGGGCTGAGATGCTCGGCGAAACGCATACCATGGATATGATGGAAGGTGTTCTTCCTAGTAGCTTTCCagacagcatccctgtagaatctGGCAGTGAAGATGATGATACCCCTTGGTCTTGAATCGTTTTTCTGTTGTTTCTTGCCGAGGCGATGCACAACGTCGATGGTATCACCAACTTTGTTCTTCTCTGCAGGCAAAACTTCTTGGCAGATACGGATAGCCTCTCCTCTCACATCTTCATTCTCTACCTCTGGCAAGCCGTAGTCTCAGGTTCCATTTTCTTGTGTATTGTTCTAGATCAGTGAGACGTCTATGGTAGACATTGTTATTCCTTTCCACACTTTTTTCAACTTTTGCCACTCGTTTTCACATCCTTGATATCACCACATGCAAACTCCAGTCTTTTTCAAGCTTTCGATAACCATGGTGTTCGCGCCTACCATTTTCTCAATGTCATCACACCTGGAGTTGATGAGTAAGGAGAGGGTAGCCACGATGTCAGAGTTCATGTTGGGTTTTTTGGAGGGTGGAGGTTTGCACGGAGTAACCGGTAAAGAGGGGAATTCGTCATCTTCAGCAGCATTCGAAAGCATGATATTATCCATAGGCCAAGAgtagttatggcagttgtctataagCACGTTTCTCTCTTGTTGATTAGCAATAGAACTGCTAACTTCTTCACGACTTTGCATGGACATGCTGAAATAAATTATCCAATTATTATTCCAGTCACAGGAAAGGTCTTATATCTTgaacaaataaaaatagtaatGACTAAACTTTTCACAATCTTCCTGAAGTTAGTTACGGAGCTCGGTAAAAAAAAGTGTCTGTTTAAGCCGCCACCTTGGCACCTCTCCCTGCTTGCTTCAAAACTAGAATTCTACTGTCACAGAAATGCATCAGGTAATAGATAAGGCAAAAGCTCTTGTGATTGGTGCAACACCTTTTTAATTTTACAACTGTCCATctcaacttgttctcaactagcctacctggttaaataaaagtgaaataaaaaatgtatttgaatccAATTAGGCATTCTGTTAGATGATCTGTATCCCTCTGACTGAATAAAAACTAGTAAAACCAGTCACAGCATATAAAACAGTCTATACATCCATGTAAGGTACACAAGAAATAATAAACACACAAATTGAAGATCAAGGCAACAACTAAGTTCAGTCTAGTAGCCTAGTTAGAACTCCAGATCTTTCTGaaatgcaaaaaaataataatcaaaaaAAAACTATATTGACTCAGCCCAGTTCTGAAATGGATCAACAGAAAACCTGCATACATTCAATcatgtaaaaaaagaaagaaagtatGTCAACCCCTTTTAGATAGCATAGTCAATTTGTCAGCTGTTTTGTCTGAAGTATTTCATTGAATAACATGTACCAAATGAACTCATAAAACCCAGTTCTCATCCTAGGGGAATGAGCCATGGTAACCCACCTACATAAGTATTATATTTATTCCCATCACAAAAATGGACATCGAATAGTAGGCTACCATTGGTCAGATGACAAATCAATATGAGAGAATGCTACATTAAGAAAATCCATTGATCTCAGCTCAGCCATGCATTTGGTCTGGGCTAGTAGTTGAAGGGAAGGTCTTGATTGAATGGATTACTTTGCAAGCAGTTTCTTTTAGGGTTGTTGTTAGAAGTGTTCTCCCGGGTATGAACAGCAGGGGGCTGTACTAGCAAAGATGAACACTTTTAGTGTGCAAGGAAAGCATGCTAAAGTCTGAATAAGCCTTAGGTCACAGGGCCGTTCCCCCACAGTTCTGAATTTAACTAATGGACACATTCATGGATACACGTATGAGTGTTCACAGTTGTAGGAGTAGCCTCCCTGCGGGCCAATAGAAAGGGCTAGAAAACAGACAAAAAAAAGCCCATTCCTCATGTCTTTGCCTTTGtctgaattgagagacagagactaCTCCAGGGTGATTTGAAGCTCAGGTTTCTAGGTGCAAAGTCTTAACCAGGAGCAGTCTTGCATAGCGTGCATGTGAGCGTGCATTGGCAGCTGCTAATAGTCTCTTCCCATTCTGTCCCAGAAGAAGGTAGCCAACCCTGCttctccacacacacagcccctcagCAGGCCCGTTGCTCCCGGTCAAGGTTCATCTTCTGGAAGAAGATCTTCCCAAACTCATAGGTGCTGATCATGACAGCACAGGCGGGGGCCACTTTGATCACCCTGGGTAGGAAACCTGAGGGGGATAAAGAGACACAATTTACCTGATTTAGTCCTCCATTCAGACTGCTTACTATACCAGCGCTTCAGGTATTGCAAATATATActtattatacactgctcaacaaaaataaagggaacacttaaacaacacaatgtaactccaagtcaatcacacttctgtgaaatcaaactgtccacttaggaagcaacactgattgacaataaatttcacatgctgttgtgcaaatggaatagacaacaggtggaaattataggcaattagcaagacacccccaataaaggagtggttctgcaggtggtgaccacagactacatctcagttcctatgcttcctggctgatgttttggtcacttttgaatgctggcggtgctttcactctagtgctagcatgagacggagtctacaacccacacaagtggctcaggtagtgcagctcatccaggatggcacatcaatgcgagctgtggcaagaaggtttgctgtgtctgtcagtgtagtgtccagagcatggaggcgctaccaggagacaggccagtacatcaggagacgttgaggaggccgtaggaggcaaacaacccagcagcaggaccgctacctccgcatttgtgcaaggaggagcaggaggagcactgccagagccctgcaaaatgacctccagcaggccacaaatgtgcatgtgtctgctcaaacggtcagaaacagactccatgagcgtggtatgagggcccgacgtccacaggtgggggttgtgcttacagcccaacaccgtgcaggacggtTGGCATTTGCCAGAGGACACCAAGATtgtcaaattcgccactggtgacctgtgctcttcacagatgaaagcaggttcacactgagcacatgtgacagacgtgacagagtctggagacgccatggagaacgttctgctgcctgcaacatcctacagcattaccggtttggcggtgggtcagtcatggtgtggggtggcatttctttggggggccgcacagccttccatgtgctcgccagaggtagcctgactgccattaggtaccgagatgacaTCCTCAGACCCCTTTGTGAGAcaatatgctggtgtggttggccctgggttcctcctaatgcaagacaatgctagacctcatgtggctggagtgtgtcagcagttcctgcaagaggaaggcattgatgctatggactggcccgcccgttccccagacctgaatccaattgagcacatctgggacatcatgtctcgctccatccaccaacgccacattgcaccactgactgtccaggagttggcagatgctttagtccaggtctgggaggagatcccccaGGAGACCATctaccacctcatcaggagcatgcccaggcgttgtagggaggtcatacaggcacgtggacgccacacacactactgagcctcattttgacttgttttaaggacattacatcaaagttggatcagcctgtagtgtggttttccactttaattttgagtatgactccaaatccagacctccatgggttgagacatttgatttccattgatcatttttgtgtgattttgttgtcagcacattcaactatgcaaagaaaaaagtatttaataagaatatttcattcattcagatctaggatgtgttattttagtgttcccttaatttttttgagcagtgtatgtccTTTGGACTTACCTGCAAAGAGCCCCCTGTATCCCGATTCAGCCCAAATTCCCCTCATGATATGCCATGTGGATGTGGGATTCTTCACAGGGACTaggaggaaggggagaaagacagagatttAGTGGGCAATCCTACGTTCTATCAGAGGATAAAATACGATTTCAGACGTGAATGGCCATATGGGTACATAAGACCCTGTAATTACACACCTCCcagtgtctccatctctcccagttGGATCTGTCTTCGTGTCTTCACCACGTCAAAAGGTAGGGTCACGATGGCAGCCACCTGGGACAGAAGACAATAGACACACTCTCTATAAGCAATACCCAGTGAAATCAACATAACTTACCCTCTGATCTATTGATCAGCAGTACGTTATGTAACTAGACAGGTGAAACACTAAAAACAGACTTTAACCAGGGGGTCCACCTGTTATCAATTATCAACAGTTTAATGGTTGtcacaattttttacattttttatttcacctttatttaaccagaaataggggaggtaaaggcaaaaaaaggccatggtggcaaagtaaatacaatatagcaagtaaaacactggaatggtagatttgcagtggtgaCAACAATGACACAGCAATTCTCTATTTTTTTCTGGTGTCAACTCAACCCTTAACTCATGAGAGGACTATATAACTGCCATGATTTGACAGGGAACTTCCTGTTTTACTACAGATCTAGGCTAAGTAAGTGTGTCCACTTCTCTCACATGTGAGAGAATCTCTCTAAACAAACATAGGCCTGTTTTCAGCAGGGAGAGGCATTTGGTTTTTATTTATCATGGCCTCTTTCTGTCATAAATACAAATAACATCTGTGTTACAACAGGCTTTCCTTTCCTGGTGAGAGATAGCACACTGAACTCTTATCCATATTTGTCAATGATCTACCTATAATAAAACACACCTCTGTCTcacagtaaactgaaaaaaaaaaaaaagagtttgaCTATTTAACTATATACACCTTGCAATGTACAAACCATCCATAATCTTCTTCATGAAATCTAATAGAAGACATCTGCTTAACATGCATTGTAAATTCCCAGTAGAGGTATTAATGAGATACTCACAGCTCCAGAGATGGCCCCTGCTGTGAAGCTGATGGAGAAGGTGGCCTGAGACACATTGTACTGATCACACAGATGGGCCTTCACCAGCTCATAGTTGAACCAGTACAGGGCTGCACACACAGAAAAACAGTCAAGTTGAAAAGTCACTGAGAAACATTATCACACCTAAGATAGTATTTATTATTCACCCACACAGGCAGTCTTCATTATGTAACCCCCAACTACTATCAACCAGTCCAACTAAGCCCTAGCAGTGACAGATAAATGGTTAGTGACATAACGTCCATGGAGGTGAAGTCTCACCTGAGAAGGGGACGTCTCGTAGGACGGTGGGTCCCCAGCCCCTCCACAGGGACAGCCAGCCATCCTGGGCAACACTAGAGCGGATACACACCCTCAGCTCGCTGTAGGTCAGCTTCCGGGACTGCATCTTGGTACGCACCAGCTCTAATGGGCTGATCACACTCACTGCTCCCActggagaacacacagacacggGGGAGTCAACGGAAGAGGGGCAGCAACAAACACATTACAGAAGGGAACAATGTAATAATGGCATTATTATATATCTACATTCTTAGTGTGGTGTGTGACAACTGAACTGTATCATAATCAAGACTTAATCAACTTCAAGACATTGTGAATCCCCGTCCCATGTAGTCCACTTACATCTAGCGAGACCCCCAGCCACCAGGGGGATGTAGTTGCCTTGGAACCCCATGCCGTAGCGCAGTAAGTCTCTGAGCTGGTCATAGCAGGTGAAGTAGATGACCGTGGCAGGCACCGCCATCACCCTGTACACAAACAGCAAGAGTCTGTCAATCTCAAAGCTCTGCAAGTTATAGTTCTGAGTTTTCTCTTTTATACAATCAAGGACTGATCGCTCTTGTTACCGTTCTTTATTACAAATACATGTACTTGAAATACCCCAGTGACTCACAGTGTGGGAGGCAGCCCGCTCCACAGAGACCTGACCCCCTCGTTGCGCGTGATCTTCACAAAAGCATCCTGAGAAA contains:
- the LOC110538595 gene encoding solute carrier family 25 member 39 isoform X1; translation: MGERPVVTPSAGITPVQQMLASGTGALLTSVFVTPLDVVKIRLQAQQTPFYQALAADSASWSGVIRPSKWKCFLYCNGLMDHIYVCQYGASCTSWYKTPTHFSGTLDAFVKITRNEGVRSLWSGLPPTLVMAVPATVIYFTCYDQLRDLLRYGMGFQGNYIPLVAGGLARLGAVSVISPLELVRTKMQSRKLTYSELRVCIRSSVAQDGWLSLWRGWGPTVLRDVPFSALYWFNYELVKAHLCDQYNVSQATFSISFTAGAISGAVAAIVTLPFDVVKTRRQIQLGEMETLGVPVKNPTSTWHIMRGIWAESGYRGLFAGFLPRVIKVAPACAVMISTYEFGKIFFQKMNLDREQRAC
- the LOC110538595 gene encoding solute carrier family 25 member 39 isoform X2; the encoded protein is MGERPVVTPSAGITPVQQMLASGTGALLTSVFVTPLDVVKIRLQAQQTPFYQGKCFLYCNGLMDHIYVCQYGASCTSWYKTPTHFSGTLDAFVKITRNEGVRSLWSGLPPTLVMAVPATVIYFTCYDQLRDLLRYGMGFQGNYIPLVAGGLARLGAVSVISPLELVRTKMQSRKLTYSELRVCIRSSVAQDGWLSLWRGWGPTVLRDVPFSALYWFNYELVKAHLCDQYNVSQATFSISFTAGAISGAVAAIVTLPFDVVKTRRQIQLGEMETLGVPVKNPTSTWHIMRGIWAESGYRGLFAGFLPRVIKVAPACAVMISTYEFGKIFFQKMNLDREQRAC